Within the Enterobacter roggenkampii genome, the region GGCCGGGTTTTCAGCCGGCAGTTCGGTGTTGTTATCACCCAGCATAATGTGGTCAAGGATCTGGCGCATGATGGTCCCTACTGCAGGCCCGGCACCGCCGTTCTCCAGAATCATCGCCACCGCGACCTGCGGGTTGTCATATGGGGCAAACGCCGTCATCAGCTTGTGGTCACGCAGACGTTCGGCAATGCGGTGCGCGTTATAGGTTTCGTTGGCTTTCAGACCAAAGACCTGCGCAGTACCGGACTTCGCCGCCACTTTGTACGGCGTACCGGCGAAATACTTGTGGGCGGTACCGTTGGGGCGGTTTGCCACGCCGTACATACCGTCTTTCGCGATTTCCCAGAAGCCGGAATGAATGTCACCCACCGGCGCTTCGTGCGGCTGGTTCCACGGCACTTTTTTGCCGTCTTCAACCGTACTCTGCAGTAGGTGAGGCACTTTCACCACGCCGTCATTGATGAGGATCATCATGGCTTTGTTCATCTGAAGCGGCGTTGCCGTCCAGTAACCCTGACCGATACCCACCGGAATGGTGTCGCCCTGATACCACGGTTTTTTAAAGCGCTTCAGCTTCCATTCGCGCGTCGGCATGTTGCCGGAGCGTTCTTCCGCCAGGTCAACGCCGGTGTAGTGTCCGTAGCCGAATTTGCTCATCCATTCTGACAGGCGGTCGATCCCCATGTCATACGCCACCTGATAGAAGAAGGTATCCGCAGACTCCTCCAGCGATTTGGTGACGTTCAGATGACCGTGGCCCCATTTTTTCCAGTCGCGATAGCGCTTTTCTGAACCGGGCAACTGCCACCAGCCCGGGTCAAACAGGCTGGTATTGCGGTTGATGACGCCAGCACTCAGTGCAGAGACCGCCACGTACGGTTTAACCGTGGATGCCGGCGGGTAAACCCCTTGCGTCGCGCGGTTCACCAGCGGCGTGTTGGGGTCATTCAGCAGACCGGAGTAGTCTTTACTGGAAATGCCGTCAACAAACAGGTTCGGGTCATAGCTTGGCATAGACACCATCGCCAGGATGCCGCCGGTGCGGGGATCGGTGACCACAACGGCTGCGCGGCTGCCCGCCAGCAGGGTTTCAATATACTGCTGAAGCTTAAGGTCGAGGGTCAGATAGACGTCATGCCCCGCCTGAGGCGGCACTTCTTTAAGCTGGCGAATCACGCGGCCACGGTTGTTAACCTCAACCTCTTCATAGCCGGTTTGCCCGTGCAGGACATCTTCGTAGTAGCGTTCAATACCGAGCTTACCGATGTCGTGCGTTGCGGCGTAGTTCGCCAGCTTGCCGTCTTTATCGAGGCGGTCGACGTCTTTGTCGTTAATCTTGGAGACGTAGCCAATCACATGCGTCAGCGCGGAGCCGTAGGGGTAGTAGCGACGCTTGTACCCCTTTACTTCCACGCCGGGGAAACGGTACTGGTTTACCGCAAAGCGAGCCACCTGGACTTCCGTCAGGTTGGTTTTAACCGGGATGGAGGTGAATCGGTGTGAGCGGGCGCGCTCTTTTTTGAAGGCGGCGATATCGTCGTCGTTAAGGTCAACAACGCTTTTCAGCGCTTCCAGCGTATCCTGAACATTATCGACTTTTTCCGGCATCATCTCGATTTGATAGATGGT harbors:
- the mrdA gene encoding peptidoglycan DD-transpeptidase MrdA, with amino-acid sequence MKLQNSFRDYTAESALFVRRALVAFTGILLLTGVLIANLYNLQIVRFTDYQTRSNENRIKLVPIAPSRGIIYDRNGTPLALNRTIYQIEMMPEKVDNVQDTLEALKSVVDLNDDDIAAFKKERARSHRFTSIPVKTNLTEVQVARFAVNQYRFPGVEVKGYKRRYYPYGSALTHVIGYVSKINDKDVDRLDKDGKLANYAATHDIGKLGIERYYEDVLHGQTGYEEVEVNNRGRVIRQLKEVPPQAGHDVYLTLDLKLQQYIETLLAGSRAAVVVTDPRTGGILAMVSMPSYDPNLFVDGISSKDYSGLLNDPNTPLVNRATQGVYPPASTVKPYVAVSALSAGVINRNTSLFDPGWWQLPGSEKRYRDWKKWGHGHLNVTKSLEESADTFFYQVAYDMGIDRLSEWMSKFGYGHYTGVDLAEERSGNMPTREWKLKRFKKPWYQGDTIPVGIGQGYWTATPLQMNKAMMILINDGVVKVPHLLQSTVEDGKKVPWNQPHEAPVGDIHSGFWEIAKDGMYGVANRPNGTAHKYFAGTPYKVAAKSGTAQVFGLKANETYNAHRIAERLRDHKLMTAFAPYDNPQVAVAMILENGGAGPAVGTIMRQILDHIMLGDNNTELPAENPAAAAAEDQ